A genome region from Chengkuizengella sp. SCS-71B includes the following:
- a CDS encoding YjcZ family sporulation protein — protein sequence MSDYGRRSGSGAALVLVLFILLIIGFWTATDASVGKY from the coding sequence ATGAGTGATTATGGAAGACGCTCTGGTAGTGGAGCAGCTTTAGTTCTAGTCCTTTTCATTCTGTTAATTATTGGTTTTTGGACTGCCACTGATGCAAGTGTTGGAAAATATTAG
- a CDS encoding helix-turn-helix transcriptional regulator has product MITTTYSSLGELIRYHRKQAEMTIVQLEQLTNVDKAVISRIETGQTKRPNLENILKIGVILKIPYEKIMDLYIDNEERLEVLFSVLNDFIQESNFGLITKLGEKILSSPTENSIDLVEILFEKTKSIKEPSVRLSLYKLVISYSRAHGIMPYIAKGLMQSYFIERDDFTKLRSTFSSGKSVLFFEDFLTSEEKGLIYCKLGVHAYYICLFEESVELNKKALEEKITDTRMLANTIGSLSNGYYRLGDYKQSKAYLDKYKTFPLPEVKDNTKLNESMLHSANGNHQLAIAILQENLLHFGDNALLHVVNQLIKIYLQIKNLSAIEELLQLEEKILSIKQVTPFKKSELAYYFRLKGDYYILRNRVEEGIKFYLEAANRYAMIDLIEKEKECLREIMNTHESNREIDVFKTIEKLKIHLTKKEG; this is encoded by the coding sequence ATGATTACCACAACTTATTCATCATTAGGGGAGCTCATTCGATATCATCGGAAACAAGCAGAAATGACAATAGTACAATTAGAACAATTAACTAACGTTGACAAGGCTGTCATATCTAGAATCGAAACCGGACAAACAAAACGTCCAAACTTGGAGAATATCCTGAAGATTGGGGTAATATTGAAAATACCATATGAAAAGATAATGGATCTATATATTGATAACGAGGAAAGATTAGAAGTTTTATTTTCTGTGTTAAATGATTTTATTCAGGAGAGTAATTTTGGCTTAATTACTAAATTAGGGGAGAAAATTCTTAGCTCGCCGACAGAGAATAGCATAGATTTAGTAGAAATATTATTCGAAAAGACAAAGAGTATTAAAGAACCATCTGTTAGGTTATCGCTATATAAATTGGTTATTAGTTATTCAAGAGCCCATGGGATCATGCCTTATATTGCAAAAGGATTAATGCAGTCATACTTTATTGAGAGAGACGATTTTACTAAATTAAGGTCAACTTTTTCTTCAGGTAAAAGTGTTTTATTTTTTGAGGATTTTCTTACAAGCGAAGAAAAGGGTTTGATCTATTGTAAACTAGGGGTTCATGCTTATTACATATGTCTATTTGAGGAGAGCGTAGAATTAAATAAAAAGGCATTAGAGGAAAAAATAACTGACACTAGAATGTTGGCAAACACTATTGGTTCTTTATCCAATGGTTACTATCGTTTAGGTGATTATAAACAATCAAAAGCATATTTAGATAAATATAAGACATTTCCCCTTCCTGAAGTAAAAGATAATACAAAGTTAAACGAATCAATGTTGCACTCAGCCAATGGAAATCATCAGTTGGCTATTGCAATCTTACAAGAAAATTTACTGCACTTTGGAGATAACGCCTTGTTACATGTAGTAAACCAATTAATTAAAATATACTTACAAATTAAAAACCTATCAGCAATTGAAGAACTTTTACAGCTAGAAGAAAAAATATTATCCATAAAGCAAGTTACTCCGTTTAAAAAATCTGAACTAGCCTACTATTTCAGACTCAAAGGGGATTATTATATCTTAAGGAATAGAGTAGAGGAAGGAATTAAATTTTATTTAGAAGCAGCAAATAGATATGCTATGATTGACTTGATCGAGAAAGAAAAAGAATGTTTACGGGAAATTATGAATACCCATGAATCCAATAGAGAAATAGATGTTTTTAAAACTATAGAAAAATTAAAAATTCATTTAACAAAGAAAGAAGGTTAA
- a CDS encoding peptidoglycan recognition family protein — MTFKVKYPITKKYLTKGTKRRSGIKMPEVGFIVAHDTGNDGSTALQNITYYENSNNVMYASAHIFVDDTGIYECIPLLTDTPEKAWHVLYQKPLDNQIFGDDANDIAAGVELCFSHKRGSINNEEAYKRYIWVIACICFKFGLDPVKAIIGHHILDPQRKTDPQNALSKMGKSYDRLLQDVVKEYYDCLPREELILKLKKWQIEMAHQSIKNINEKELLLDVDEWKKKVEDKPDEVLQDMPWLFFVMLDRLSNKTLEGGI, encoded by the coding sequence ATGACCTTCAAAGTAAAATATCCCATCACGAAGAAATACCTCACTAAAGGCACAAAAAGACGATCAGGAATTAAGATGCCAGAAGTGGGGTTTATCGTTGCTCACGATACAGGAAATGATGGTTCTACAGCTTTACAAAACATTACCTATTACGAGAATTCAAATAATGTCATGTATGCTTCAGCTCATATATTTGTTGATGACACAGGTATTTATGAGTGTATTCCTTTACTTACAGATACACCAGAAAAGGCTTGGCATGTGCTATATCAAAAACCTTTGGATAATCAGATATTTGGTGATGATGCGAATGATATAGCAGCAGGTGTTGAGCTTTGTTTTTCTCATAAGAGAGGCAGTATTAATAATGAAGAAGCTTATAAAAGGTATATATGGGTAATTGCTTGTATCTGTTTTAAGTTTGGATTAGATCCTGTCAAAGCGATTATTGGACATCACATTCTTGATCCACAGCGTAAAACAGACCCACAAAACGCTTTATCAAAAATGGGGAAATCATATGACCGGTTATTACAGGATGTAGTGAAAGAATATTATGATTGTTTACCGAGGGAGGAATTGATTTTGAAGTTAAAAAAATGGCAGATAGAAATGGCTCATCAATCTATTAAAAACATAAATGAGAAAGAATTGCTACTTGATGTTGATGAATGGAAAAAGAAAGTAGAGGACAAGCCTGACGAGGTTTTACAGGATATGCCTTGGTTATTCTTTGTTATGTTAGATCGATTATCAAATAAAACATTGGAAGGTGGAATATAA
- a CDS encoding YolD-like family protein, which produces MKENKLTPGSNMLWESSRMMLPEHKERINDFQHELTRKSKPELAEEEVNVISEQLSQSMMEESEITIELFTSFGKNEFKTGTVTKFDTQLKQIKLEFESEYEWIKFDDIVGVS; this is translated from the coding sequence ATGAAAGAAAATAAACTAACACCTGGTTCTAATATGCTATGGGAATCAAGCAGAATGATGCTTCCTGAACATAAAGAACGTATAAATGATTTTCAACATGAATTAACCAGAAAGTCGAAACCTGAACTTGCAGAGGAAGAAGTTAATGTTATATCAGAGCAGTTATCCCAATCCATGATGGAAGAGTCAGAAATAACAATTGAATTGTTTACTTCATTTGGTAAGAATGAATTTAAAACTGGAACAGTAACTAAATTTGATACCCAATTAAAACAAATTAAACTAGAGTTTGAGAGTGAATATGAGTGGATTAAGTTTGATGATATCGTGGGGGTTTCGTGA
- a CDS encoding helix-turn-helix transcriptional regulator, which translates to MVWGKGLGRRRTRLGKYLDDNEVTQQTIVKKSGISRDTMSKLCGDKNYSPTENTKQKVVKALKEKDKNADINTFW; encoded by the coding sequence ATGGTTTGGGGTAAAGGTTTAGGACGTAGGAGAACAAGACTTGGAAAATATTTAGATGATAATGAAGTGACTCAACAAACTATTGTAAAAAAGTCTGGCATTAGTAGAGATACAATGTCTAAATTATGCGGGGATAAAAATTACTCTCCTACCGAAAACACGAAACAAAAAGTTGTTAAAGCCTTGAAAGAAAAAGACAAAAATGCAGATATTAATACATTTTGGTAA
- a CDS encoding YjcZ family sporulation protein: MSGHSGSATGAALVLVLFILLVIILIAASGHSRYDSLNPLPK; the protein is encoded by the coding sequence ATGAGTGGACACAGTGGTTCTGCTACAGGAGCAGCATTAGTTTTAGTGCTCTTCATTCTTTTGGTTATTATTCTTATAGCAGCAAGTGGACATTCGAGATATGATTCACTTAATCCATTACCAAAATAA
- a CDS encoding BhlA/UviB family holin-like peptide: protein MELNIIQYFLTQGPFAVLFVWLLIYVMRNSKEREDKLIESHKEREGQLISTLEKFSEKYDMIIDELRELKEKMSGRK from the coding sequence TTGGAATTAAATATCATTCAATATTTTTTAACTCAGGGACCCTTTGCGGTCCTTTTTGTATGGTTACTTATTTATGTAATGAGAAATAGCAAAGAAAGAGAGGATAAACTAATTGAGTCACATAAGGAAAGGGAAGGTCAGTTGATTAGTACATTAGAAAAGTTTAGTGAAAAGTACGACATGATTATTGATGAATTACGTGAATTGAAAGAGAAAATGTCAGGAAGGAAGTGA